One part of the Prunus persica cultivar Lovell chromosome G5, Prunus_persica_NCBIv2, whole genome shotgun sequence genome encodes these proteins:
- the LOC18775936 gene encoding cadmium-induced protein AS8, which translates to MIIKGLFRRYERWNPVHPTSGAFWGLGVGIGCGIGWGPGFGPEVIGYVGAGCGVGFSVGFTLLGAGIGLPANWLLQVPYNAAMATRSGALGFGQYSGLPFSKNIAGEGWNNIAPCFTNLQREASGRFSSFNQQHLLDKGVDLFEMKSRLSVNASSMCESLQAFRGRIFHSPKGTKS; encoded by the exons ATGATAATAAAAGGACTGTTCAGGAGGTATGAAAGATGGAACCCAGTTCACCCAACATCTGGAGCATTTTGGGGATTGGGAGTAGGAATTGGTTGTGGTATTGGATGGGGTCCTGGTTTTGGGCCTGAGGTGATTGGTTATGTTGGAGCTGGATGTGGTGTTGGATTTAGTGTTGGTTTCACTCTGCTTGGTGCTGGCATTGGTCTTCCTGCAAATTGGCTCCTTCAAGTTCCTTATAAtg CTGCTATGGCAACAAGAAGTGGTGCATTGGGGTTTGGTCAATATAGTGGTCTTCCTTTCTCCAAAAACATTGCAGGGGAGGGCTGGAACAACATTGCACCTTGCTTCACAAACCTGCAGAGAGAAGCCAGTGGAAGGTTCTCTAGCTTTAATCAACAACATCTTTTGGACAAAGGGGTTGATTTATTTGAAATGAAGAGCCGGCTAAGTGTCAATGCTAGTTCTATGTGTGAAAGTTTACAAGCATTTCGGGGACGCATCTTCCACTCTCCCAAAG GTACAAAAAGTTGA
- the LOC18777800 gene encoding wall-associated receptor kinase-like 14 isoform X2 — protein MVLHQKSLTLITIITILITTTSIANIARAQNSSSCKLTCGSGKSAKSVQYPFGFSEGCVIPLNCSDKNEIKLGEFTVQNVTRSSIFVHLPAQCNRRYQSIAPLFGPNFGPSWDNSLLFQNCTSPPPGCQIPAEFVQKRFNLSSCDSITCMSQAPNGSDIMRFEDLKWTRCNYLFGSFAVQSGRDSLLSLEFETLQLGWWVHTGLCECHLNATYTTVKLGEGKPPGCRCSCNAGFHGDGFKRGSGCQTVSQPEYHSKDDNEGFWFHVSMVLGFILGFWAVCGTLVLKNSWRYAYFNIFDNMKEKVALKIALKVARWQGRL, from the exons ATGGTTCTCCACCAAAAGTCTCTGACTTTGATCACTATCATCACCATCCTTATCACTACAACCTCCATAGCCAACATAGCCAGAGCTCAAAACTCAAGCTCCTGCAAACTCACATGCGGATCGGGAAAATCAGCCAAGTCGGTTCAGTACCCATTTGGGTTCTCAGAAGGATGTGTAATCCCATTGAACTGTTCTGACAAAAACGAAATCAAACTCGGAGAATTCACAGTCCAAAACGTAACCAGAAGCAGCATCTTCGTCCACCTCCCTGCACAGTGTAACAGAAGGTACCAATCCATAGCCCCTCTATTCGGCCCAAACTTCGGCCCAAGCTGGGACAACAGCCTTCTCTTCCAAAACTGCACCTCCCCACCCCCTGGCTGCCAAATCCCAGCTGAATTTGTTCAGAAGCGGTTCAATTTATCGAGCTGCGATAGTATCACCTGTATGTCACAGGCGCCTAACGGCTCCGATATTATGAGATTTGAGGACTTGAAATGGACCCGGTGCAATTACTTGTTCGGGTCGTTTGCGGTTCAGTCGGGTCGGGACTCGCTGCTGTCGCTCGAGTTCGAGACGCTTCAGTTGGGTTGGTGGGTCCACACCGGCCTTTGTGAATGCCATTTGAATGCCACGTACACGACGGTGAAGCTCGGTGAGGGGAAGCCGCCTGGGTGCCGATGCAGCTGCAACGCTGGGTTTCACGGCGACGGGTTCAAACGCGGGTCGGGTTGCCAGACAGTGAGCCAACCGG AATATCACAGTAAAGATGATAACGAAGGGTTTTGGTTTCACGTCAGCATGGTACTTGGTTTCATCTTAGGCTTTTGGGCTGTTTGTGGAACGTTGGTCttgaaaaattcatggagGTATGCCTATTTTAATATCTTTGACAACATGAAGGAGAAGGTAGCCTTAAAAATTGCATTGAAAGTAGCTCGTTGGCAAGGACGATTATGa
- the LOC18777800 gene encoding wall-associated receptor kinase-like 14 isoform X1, translating into MVLHQKSLTLITIITILITTTSIANIARAQNSSSCKLTCGSGKSAKSVQYPFGFSEGCVIPLNCSDKNEIKLGEFTVQNVTRSSIFVHLPAQCNRRYQSIAPLFGPNFGPSWDNSLLFQNCTSPPPGCQIPAEFVQKRFNLSSCDSITCMSQAPNGSDIMRFEDLKWTRCNYLFGSFAVQSGRDSLLSLEFETLQLGWWVHTGLCECHLNATYTTVKLGEGKPPGCRCSCNAGFHGDGFKRGSGCQTVSQPGTATPEYHSKDDNEGFWFHVSMVLGFILGFWAVCGTLVLKNSWRYAYFNIFDNMKEKVALKIALKVARWQGRL; encoded by the exons ATGGTTCTCCACCAAAAGTCTCTGACTTTGATCACTATCATCACCATCCTTATCACTACAACCTCCATAGCCAACATAGCCAGAGCTCAAAACTCAAGCTCCTGCAAACTCACATGCGGATCGGGAAAATCAGCCAAGTCGGTTCAGTACCCATTTGGGTTCTCAGAAGGATGTGTAATCCCATTGAACTGTTCTGACAAAAACGAAATCAAACTCGGAGAATTCACAGTCCAAAACGTAACCAGAAGCAGCATCTTCGTCCACCTCCCTGCACAGTGTAACAGAAGGTACCAATCCATAGCCCCTCTATTCGGCCCAAACTTCGGCCCAAGCTGGGACAACAGCCTTCTCTTCCAAAACTGCACCTCCCCACCCCCTGGCTGCCAAATCCCAGCTGAATTTGTTCAGAAGCGGTTCAATTTATCGAGCTGCGATAGTATCACCTGTATGTCACAGGCGCCTAACGGCTCCGATATTATGAGATTTGAGGACTTGAAATGGACCCGGTGCAATTACTTGTTCGGGTCGTTTGCGGTTCAGTCGGGTCGGGACTCGCTGCTGTCGCTCGAGTTCGAGACGCTTCAGTTGGGTTGGTGGGTCCACACCGGCCTTTGTGAATGCCATTTGAATGCCACGTACACGACGGTGAAGCTCGGTGAGGGGAAGCCGCCTGGGTGCCGATGCAGCTGCAACGCTGGGTTTCACGGCGACGGGTTCAAACGCGGGTCGGGTTGCCAGACAGTGAGCCAACCGGGTACTGCAACGCCGG AATATCACAGTAAAGATGATAACGAAGGGTTTTGGTTTCACGTCAGCATGGTACTTGGTTTCATCTTAGGCTTTTGGGCTGTTTGTGGAACGTTGGTCttgaaaaattcatggagGTATGCCTATTTTAATATCTTTGACAACATGAAGGAGAAGGTAGCCTTAAAAATTGCATTGAAAGTAGCTCGTTGGCAAGGACGATTATGa